In Sparus aurata chromosome 5, fSpaAur1.1, whole genome shotgun sequence, the genomic window ATTCTGGAAAAAATTTTGATTGAAAACAAGGAGGAAATGAGAGATCTGAAATGGTTAAAATAATGTTTCCTTTGTTGAGATGTGACAAATACTAGATTTAATGTCATAGTTAAACTCTGAGGGACCATCTCAAAACTGCTCTGTGTCCATCAAGACTATTTTGGCCTCATCCTGGCGGAGCTGCAGTGGTTTACAGCCACCTTCTTCCCTGCAACTCAAAACAAGTTGCACAAAGCTGACAGGCAGCTGCACAAACCTTAAACTTGTTGCCccctcttttccttctcctcatTGGTATTCAGCTCAACAACAGGCTGTCCCGCAGGGAatctgctccctctctctgtcgcctctctttttgtgtgtgcctttgtgtgtagtgtgtgggtttgtgtgtgtgtgtgtgtgtgtgtgccggagGGGGGGAACCTGACCCACAGGGTTGAGGAACGGACAAAGCGTCCTTTTGAGGCCTCATTCTCACCAGTTgcttcagggggaaaaaaataaaaaaataaatgtcctgCAGAAGAACAGTTGCAGAGAGCACTCGGTTTAATCAGAGTGCCGCACTGGTGCGCACATTAGCAATACTTCAAGAAATACGGCGTTTAGATTGAATGTAAACATAGGGACTGGCAATGCAATAAGTGCCAGATGATAAATGTAATGAAACACTGCCAAAAATGTTGTAAATCCTGAAACATTGAATCAAAACATGTTCGAACCTGCCAGTGAAATGTTTATTGATAATAGTGATTATAATGTAATAGCTTCAGTTACAGCATTGTTCTTATATTACAGCatgtcattttcagctgctCGAATACGTCAAATTTGACTCACTGACAGTCTGGATGATGTCATTACATCGTCAGGCAAAGATAGGTGACtgttttaaaggggctctgtggaacttctgtgctTTGCTTGGAGCCGGTCGTTAGTTTGTGTTAGTGGACTTCATCTCAAAACTAACTGTTGCTGCCTGTAAGCCAAGAgacgaggcactcgagaacgtgcgtaaagtcacatccttttgGACTGTTGCAGaaaatcgtccacaggctttGCACAGACAGCAAAGAGAGACGGACAAGGCCTCATTTTTCACGTCACATTACGatccgctcacatatggccaataaaaaagtgattaacttgcaaattgctgcaaattgttacatagatcCCCTTTAACCTAATTATCTCGTTATGTTTTGATGAATTACTGCCCTCAGTATCACATTATTCCACATGCACTGCGTTAGGCTGCATTATCAGTACGGTGCACCGGGGACGCTGGAGCTATTTATCGGGAGGGTGTTGCTGTAATTGGGCGGAGGAGAAGATTCACCCAACTCGGCAGTAGGCTACTGGTTAGACTGAACTCTTAATGAGTCTGACCAACACTGGTGAGTGAGATTTTGATGTACAAAGCgtcttttattgttttggaaATCAAAAATATCTATAGTCTTGAGTTCATGTCCACATCAATGAAATCATAACAGTGTAATAACTTGAATGAGGACATGGGGCCACTTATTAAGGCCGTCCAGGAGCCTCATTTATAAACCTTGCTACTTTCTAAgtattcaaaaaaataaaaaaattgacGTGGAAATATGGGTTAATTTACAGAAACATTGCCCAATGTGAATTCACATTTTGGAGACTGTGTCCCCATGATGACCCCCATTGATTGTCTATGTAGAAAAAGCCctgcaatgcattctggtagCTGAGCATCCTGTTTCGAAGGACAGGGCGTCATGTTGCCGGCTCCTCATTTGCATTAAATTGCATTCTGGCTACTTTAGGCAAATCAGTGACGTCCTGCACGAAGACAGATTCTTCAACCAAATTTTTTCTCTCGCCTGAGCTGTCCTGGAGCAGCGGCCCATGATTGGTGTCCAAGTGCAGTCAGTAAGCTTTTGCATGGTTTACGTGGGGTGGTGCAGTGGCGTGCAAAGCTGAAAGCCTTGCATGACCTCGTGACAAACGACACCCCTTTGGATACAAGCCTTTGCTGAACCTTTAAGTGTAGGCAGACTGATAAGCTGACGAGGGCTGATTATAAACCCAACCTGCTTGTCTCTGGACTCACAAtgggagaacatgcaaactccacaCAGATGTAGGCTGTGGTGCTTACCACCAGAGCCCCCAGGTCTGaatctcctcatctctctctttacaTTATTGGTATAAATCTGTGAGCCGACAGATGCCATACAGAGATGAAGGCTGGTCTTAGTACAGTGTTAAGGAGACTAAAAAGTGTTGCTAGTGAATACACGAGAGCAGATTTTGCATTGGCCTTGACCCAGGCAGCCAGCTGTCCAATATTTGTTGGTGTCACCGGATACAAAGTTGCCGTTTGGGTTTGACGCTGAGCTGCATCCTCTGCTACTACAGCAGAAAAGAAATGTGCAAACTTTAAGCCATCAGTGTGATTGCAGATACTGATAACtgaaatgtcttattttttaaagcaacattacgtaACTTTACCTTGAagtaacagcttcaaaatcactcggatggtacagtgtcttgtaacagggtgaatggtgtctgtctcagccactcggCCCCCCCATCacatgtaacttcagtgagagggtctGATCACAGTGTTATGTGCATGTTTACTTCAACGCACGTTGTTGATGTGACGTAAggatttttatttgttgtaaGCGCCTACATTTCGTCGGATTTGTATTCATGGCAGAGATGTTGCAGTCAGAAACTCTTCCAAAATTCCAATGTCTACATCATCTTGCTTACTCTAACTATTGTTGTGTCAAAACTGGTAGACTTTTTTTTaccctcctcgtcctcccctGCCTCCTAcacatcttcttcctcctcttcttcttcctcttcctctctgtggttATAGGTGGATCGCAAAAACCAACTGTAAAGATGCATTTCCTCACCTATTGTGTCATTATCGTCTAAATGTATTGGCTGGAACTCCACCAGTGCCGGCAAACAGCCGTTCATATAAATTTCCCAATATAGGGCTGGAATGTATTGGTCTGATATGTATCTTGCATCTCTAGAAAGCATCACTACTTTTGACAACCTTGCTGTGCACAATAACAATTCACAGCGCTCTTAAAAACTGCAAATATTTATCTTAATGGACGCACTTCAAATGTAGACAAGCGCTATTCGTTGATACGTATTTCACTCAAGCCACGCTGAATGAGTCAGGGAGCAGTACTTGTGCTCTAGCTTACATGAGAGCTTATAGATAGTTATCACTGATCAGAGGCTGATACTCCAGAGAAAGCTGCTTCAGAGGAATGATTCATCATATCAGCGGAATACACTCAATTGTAACCAGGGAGAATCACAGGCGCACAGCGAAACTGCCTTTATCTGTGTCTGCTCTTAGtatacacacaggcacacatgcatgccacccacagccacacacacacacacacacacacacacacacgcacacacacacatggcacacacacaggcacagtaATTATTACTTGTTCTTGCAGGACATGTCATGTCTGATCACTACCTCTCGTGTCAACGACGAAGCTCACACACTTCCATTACCCTGTCAAAACTCATCAATGTGCGTGTCTCTCGCGAATGTGacaggagagaaaggagagtgAGATAAAGCAGACAGAAGTGAGAGGCAATTTCACTTCTTTCTTAATttccaccaccaccgccactgCTCTCTGGTCCTCATCTCATCAcagcgaggaaaaaaaaataggacaGAAGTGTTAATCTCAATTTTGTCATTCCAGCTTTGTTCATTTTCCAGAGCACTGTTATCTGGAGGAAAGATAGACTCCCAAGATGAATATTATGGTTTTCATAAAGTCGTCCTGTAGCGAGGGCAAAGGGGCAAACCGGGTCAGTTACAAAGCAGGAATACTAGATTCATATTTTGTAAGAAGAATCTATTCCataacgcacacacactgttcaccttTAACTCTTAATCATCCAACATGCAACTTGGTGTTATTTGTCATATTGGTGAGTCGCCTGTTTTTATACCATTTGGCCCGTTTGCAGTGTATCACATCTGTTtggtgctttttttccccccccaggCAGAATCATTGGTCATTCTGCAAAGGATCCTGCTATGGAAAGCTGTCACAACCAATTTCGAATCACGAGTGTATGAGGACACCTGCTGGACGTTTGTCGACATTGTTTGCATGTGTAGTAAGCCTCAGTGGAAGGCTCATCAATCAGTTATCGTGGCTTGTTGCGGTTTAGGCTTCATTCGCTATTCATCTGGATGTGTGTTTATCAGATCCAAACAAGACAAAGACACAGCAGAAATGCAGCTTGCCATAGTCTTCTTTATTGACACTCCATCTTCTTTAGTTGTTCATCATAACCTGGAAGCACAAATATTCAGTTACCCTTAGCCAACTGGTGGTGCTCCTTCCCAACAGGGTCTGGATGTGTTTGTGCGTCTCCTACCTGGTCGATCCAGCTGTTGAAAGCAGAGACTCTGGTGAAGACGGTGGGCTTCTTCACGTAGTTGCAACCGAGGCCAGAGACGAAGCTGGCAATGCCATGAACCTCCCAGGCACCATCGGCGTTCTTACAGTTCAGAGGGCCACCGGAATCGCCCTGGTCACAGAAAGTAAGGAGGAGGGCTTATGTTTTATTCTCTTGGTGGAGTCACTGGTTGACTGGCAAGAAAGCCTCAACCATGAGAATCAAAATCATTGTTTCACCACGTATCATGTGgtcaaaagacacattttttttcatttttcttggtAGCTAGGCAGCATGAGTGTGATGAAAAAGAATCCTTCCCTCGGATTCCTTAGATGTTTGTATTTGAACACACTCACTGCATTCAAATTCCAGTTTTTCTTTGCGTGCATAATCGAGTACAGAAGCCACAGCAGGTTGTTaaaagttttacagtttaattatAACCAATTAGAATGAAATAGCTGCGAACCCAAATATCTACATTTTCCTCTTACTTTTTGCACCCTCACACAAAGAAGGTATGAACTTACGTTGCATCCAGCCACAATTCCGTCCCCACCGGCACACACCATGGTGGTCCTGACAGCGATACCCCACCAGTCAGGCTGGGAGCAGGTGGCATAGTCAGCCACAGGCATCAAAGCCTGCTGCAGCTTATCAGCTATGGGGCCTCCGGCTATAACACACAGGCAGAGTCCATTACCATCATCCACGTACACTAGCCGTCTGTCAAATCTGGTTTACAGCATTTCCCCTGAGCGCCAAATTCACAGCCCGACCCAAATTTTCAATTTGGGAGTAATCCTTGCCTAAAAAAGTTTCAACTAAAATCTCAAGCGTTTGATTTTCATCCCAATTTTGGAGGCTTCCCTGGGTAACccaaatcacacacactcactcacagctGGATTTAAATCCAACTGTTGTGCTTGCACCATCACATGAAGACATTTCACAGGTTCtaagctggaaaaaaaaaaacacattacgGTCGACTTACTGTACAGCCTGCCCCATCCAGTGATGTAGCAGGGGTAGAGGTTGGACAGCACAGTTTCAGCAGGAGGGATACATCCCAACTGCACATGGTCAGTCAAAGGCACAGACTCAGACAGCTTGATCAGGGCAATATCATTACTGcaagaaagacaaaagagagCGAGACTTAGGGAGGTGGTTGTTCTGGCAagcaatttaaaatgttcatccAGAGCTAGAAAAGATAATGAGAACAAGTGCAATCTGCACTTTTGCAATCTTTCTTATTGTTCTCATGTCTACAGATACAAATCAATCATCTCAATGGCTGATCTTATCTCACTCATTTGTCCTGCTGCATATTTCAGAGTGGACAGTGGACAGAGTGGGTTGCGTCTGAAAGGTGAGAAAAGTTGTGTCCAAGTTCTTTACAGAGCTGAATACAAAAGGTTTGAGCTTGAGCCTCGGTCCACTTCTTTAAGGCAGAGCAGATTTTGATGCACTCTATGTCTCACTCTAGGCTGCTTTTTGTACTGTATGGTGGTATGCTTCTCTTACCCGAAGGCCACAAAGATGGGGTTCCATTTCTCATGGACGACAATCTTCTCAGGCACAATGGCCTTGGAGCCAGCCTCTTCCTCGACCAGGTTGTGTTTGCCCACAAACACCCTGTAGTTGAACTTGGTGCTGGGGGAGAGAGCAGACTGTTGAGGCCAACCCAAACAGAAGATTTACTGTGCAGTTCAACGATTTCTTAAGCTCAAACTGATAATTAAAAGTGGCGGCATGATGAGGACTTGACCCGGGCAGCGGCTCAGGTGACCTTGAGCATATTTTTTCTTATCagtgtgacatttgttttggaaaccTTTGGACCTAATGTCTTGCCAGTTCTCATTTCCTATGAGGGTTAAGCAGGGTTTAGAGTCTAGAATTAGGCAAGCGGTCTGGTGCAGAGTAAGTACAGTACATTTAACTGAaggtctgtgtgtatgtgacttGTGGATGTTGGAATCTGcggttgtgtttttgtccttgtgtgtttttatgctcGTACTTGATGCAGTGAGCAGCAGTCATGACCCAGTTGGCAGCAATCAGAGATCCCCCACAAGTGTGCCTCCACTCACCGTCCCTCTCATACTGCAGAGAGATCTGGAGACAAGAAAAAGGACAACATAGCAGAAACAATGAGAGGCAGGTCGTGGATGTGTAAAATCGCAGTTTGCTGCTGATTCAATTCAAAAGCAACCATTTAATTACAGAATCTTCAATAGCCACTGGGTCTTGAATCTAACAAGCAGATGCCAGACCCGAAAGGTTTgccagtaaaaataaaaacattgacaGATGTGTACATATTAGCATACCTGCCAGGGCCAGCTGTGGGGCTTGGCATCTACTCCATTGACCACACGGGTAGTCAGGGGCTGAATGGGTGGGGTGCCGCACCCAAGGGCTGTGCGAGGGAGATATAACGACGAGCGTGATGGACATGAGACAGGGCGTGTTCGTGAGGCAGGAGAACAATGAAATTAATTTTGATTCCCACATCAGGCACAAACTGCATCATTTTTCTTCCCAATAAAGAACTGCACAGTGCTAGCTCCCGGTGTGGTATTGtgcaggcaaacacacactcactcaagCAAacttgcaaacacacagagccaaTTACACAAAGAATTAGAGAATGCCAGATGTTCTTACCGCTAGCAATGAGCACTGAGGCCAGCACAATGGGGATCATGTTGATTGATGCTTCTGCTTGGGGACGGCAGGACACACAATCTCTTTTAAACTTTCTACCACAGGCAACACCCGCACTGAATGCGGTAACACACAGTCTTATTGGTCTGTTAAGGCCCTTCGGGGACGGGGTCGACCAATGGCAATGAGGGTCAGTGCAACTGGGCGAATGACATATCACACAGGTGTGCTTTCTGGAACATTTCCCATGACCTTCACGTAGGGCTGCAATGTATGCTCTGTTATTTTGCAGCGGATGTGTGCATTCAGGAGGGCTCACATGTATACATGCACAGTATGTGGATGTGTGTACACACTGGCGAGACATACTAGACAACCTCCACATGATAGTCTATTTTCTTAACTCACCTTCACTCCTTTCTGTGACAAAGTCTCTTCCATGAAACCTGGAATTAAATGCTTGCATAACAGCATGGGAAGCCAACATCTGGATTACAGGTGGATGCCTGTTTTCTCcgaaatgtaaaataaaaatccacCTTGAAGGCATTACTATGATAAATAACTAGGACAATGAGGAACAGATGGTGTCACTGGGGCACAAAATATCGACAGCTTCACTCAAATCCTTTTGATTTGCAACGTACACCGTTCTGCAGTGAATTCTGCTGTGCCAGGAATGTGAGACACGCTAACTGACCAAACGTATGACCAAACACATGCCGCATTCAAACAGTCTTGGTGTTGGAGTCTAGTACATGTTTATGTTGTGAAGTAAAATGTgttacaaccttttttttttattttttattatcattgataGGGAGAAACGAAACAGTGTTATTCAAAACCTTTGCAAATGTGGGACCAAAAGCACAAGAAAGGCTCCTCAAACACTTCTAGTCTGCAATGAATGAGATTGATTCACAGAAAAATGATTAGCAAAGATAAGCCAACAAACACTGCAAGAAATGGATACAAATAAAGCCTCAAGgctaaaataataaacagcCCCCCACACTAACTAGAAAATCAAAACTTAATTGGTCTACAGAATCAAACAGAAAGACAATACCGAGCTCTCTTGCAAACCACAAAACAGGAGGGAAAGGGTAAGCGAAATAAACAGCAGAGAATCCCCACCAGGCTCCCTTAAAGTTGccaaaactaattaaaaaggGCGTTTATACCAGCTAGACAGCAAAGGCAAAAAATGCGTTAGACGGAGCTGTATCAAGGTAGATTATATCAAAACCCGAGTTGAACTAATAACAACAAACTCTTCAACAGCTGCACCAGACAACTACGTGGAGACTGGTCTTGTTCTCAAGGTGACTTTTTAAAGCTCTCGTCTCGGAGTCAACCGCATTTTTACTCAGCCTTGTCTCCATCTCAGACAAAGATGACTGGATTTTATTTCAAGACCAGTCAAGAACTCAGCTGTGGGGAACGACTGTTTTATGTACAGTGTACTCAGTGTTGGTTTctataggaagacaagacacgAAAGCCTGATGCTTCCACAAAAGAGCACATAGTGTTTGGTCTATGGCAAAACGTAGATACATATGGAGACACATGGAGACAAAAGAAGTGAATGAAACAGAAGCTTCATTTGGTTTTTATGTGAATCGGATCTAGACTGCTTATGGCTTGCATGTTCTCTGGCATGTTGACTCAGTCATGCCCTGATTTGGTCTTGATTTGGCCTCAGTTTGGGTAGTTCTTGACTTGAACACTGACATCCACATAAGGAAACAACTCATTGCACATGAAATCATGTGAAATTAGCTTCTTTGCTTCTTTCACAAACAAACGGAAATTTCCACTTAAGAAATCAAACTGTTTACATTGTGAACTGCATTTAAACATATGTTCATAAGCTATTGCCTTCTATCACACGTGGATTAGAATGTCCATGAAAAGGTAAGCTACACTGGTTCTGGGCGTTGCAATACGGCTCCAGTGATGATTTAATGAAGTTCAGGGCTGGCTGATCCAGAGAGGGGCGTGGCAGACCTGatgaaacacaccaacacacacacagacaacttTATAGAAGAAAGTCAATGAATGTAACAAGGACACAGGCTCAGGTGACTCATCAGGCTCCCACTGTAAATCTGTCAAAGGCTGTAATATTACATGGCTCAATAAAGGTGAGGTGTTCCGGTGCAGTAATCAGGCAGAGTCAGGAGACAAGGTGAAGGAGGAATTATAGCATTAGAACACAATTTGCTTGTATGGAACGATCTTGAAGGTGTTTACGGCGATGGTCTGTCACCACATTAGACAGGATCAGGTTGTGACATACGCTGTTATCTCCAGTCACTGACCACCTTAAACAAACACTGCCGTTACACAAAGTATTTCAGAGAACGTTTTTCATTAGGCGGCAGACGGCACTTGTTGTTCATGAGTGATTTGCTCTCCCAGCTCGCCACTAGATGGGACAATTTATCTGTTTAGAAACCAAACTTgagttattttcttttacaaaagAGATAAAAGGAACTCTATATGTTGTGTCTGTTTGCCGCAAGATACAACATCCAAGCTTTGAGTCATTTAGAAAATCAATCCTGAGTCTAACTGGGTTGCAGCACCTGAAAAGGAGGTCAGACAAAACTTTGATGCTGAGCTGATAGTAAGAGAGCTTCATACACCTCTGAGAGTACTTTGTAACTCATGACAGCTGAATCTacaaaacagtgttgtttttaaagtttggTTTCAAACTTTCAACAGAGCTACCCTTCTCGTTTGCAGACTTGAGAAAAATAGttgatatgatttttttttttttttaaatgcatgaaAGGCCATTAGAGCAACAAAACAAGCGTACACAAGCGTAGACttagcttctgtgtgtgtgtgtccattccTGCGTGTATGAGCTTCTCCAAGGCTGCGATATCCAATTAACTGAAGGCTAATTTAAATTACTCTTCAAATCTCTAAAACATTGTCAAACTTATTATAGGCCAGTGTCCAGGATAAAGGCCTCCTTTCCCCATTTTCTGATTAAACCTCTTGTGTTCATTAAATTTGATAGTGGCCAGATGACACTACACTTATAATGAACTGAGGTGTGTGCTGAATTGGTATAactgctttaaaaagaaaagagaaatcaaGAAGAGATAGGAGTAAATTATATCAGTTAATGGCGTTTTTGCAGCTAAACATATTAACCTGACCTTAAATATCACAGAGTTCAAAACCTCTGATCTCCATAATCTGCTCCTGACCgcttgaaatattttttttggccttttatcggctttattgatagaataGCTGGAGatagacaggaaacaggatgagagagagggggagagacacaTGGCAAAGGGCCCCAAGCCGTGACTTGAACCCGGGGCCGccgcagtgaggacaaagcctctgcacatgggacgctgcTCTACCAACTCAGCTAAATGGCGCCCATGGCCGCTTGAACATGTTTACATGCAGTCTGATGCAGTCTGTCTTGCTGTCGGATGAGGCCTACTAGTTTCACGGCTGGGCAAAGCAGAACACCTCATCGACTGAAACCCTCCCGGGGGTCTGTAACAGGTAAACTTCTGCGTGTTTTCCCTATCAGAACAGCAGCTGAACCCTGAATGACACTCTGTGTGAGGTTTATGGTTGGGTTATATCACATTGGGGCAGTAAACACTGTCCTGCCCATTGCCTTTCCCCGTGTGGAGCAAAGGAGAAAGATTTTGCAATAAAGTATAAACATTATTGTGGCAGGTCGGCGGTGTTGGCtgcagtcagctgtgtgtttttttcttttctctccttgcATACCTCTTTGTATCCAACAACATCACCAATGGTATGTAGCGTGCCACTGCACAGTGTGTTGGATCTTCTAGTTTTGTAGCAGTAGTATAATGTTTAGCTCAATCTGAGCCCACGTACATCCATATTGTCAAGCTTTTTGCCTATTTAAAAATATACAGCTGTATTTTCCAGGGGCTTCCTTATTTGCCACAGGCAGTGTATTTTGAGCTGGAGGGCTGATGTAAATCCAAACAtcgtctgtctgctgctgatgtgCTTTTATCATTATCCTTTCTACTGATGGTAACAGAAATCCTCCCCTGCCTTCGCCTTCCGATTCTTGGTGCatatgtttatttcattttgatgtcTTGGTGTACTCTGGTTCTCAGCATTTTGGCTTATCATTCCTCAAAAAACTCCCATGTTGGGAACTACCGATTTAATTAAATCTCACAAGCACACATGACCGAACTGGTCTTCCCACAGATCTTGTATGTACTTGCCagatttccatgtctttcatGCTGAGTGGGAGAGAGTAGCAGGGGAGTACTGGGGCTGGGTGCAGCCTGTCTCACTTCATACAGTGCTGTAGTGTTTAGAAGTACTTACAGCTtgaatgaattatttatttgatttggcATATGAGGCTCGTACTCTCTCGTGTATGCTAATAGTTTACAGTCACtccatgtttacattttcagtggATGTTTATATTTTCTCCTCGCTGCCTTttttctgtgacaaataaatcaacCCTCAGTTACCCATGTTCCAGGAACAGCAGCCCACCTCAGTTTCACTGGAGACCATGTCAGGAACCAATCAGCCACTTTGAATGGGTAATTGGTGTACtggcttgttttgtttgtctgatAGTTCATTCCAGTAAACCCGATGGACATATCGGGGGCGACTCcactattatttttttcaataatttatgtttccaggtCATGGAGAGTACTAGTGCATATCTGAAAAGTAGTATGaagctttttgtggctccagaggaagatgcatctaatctgataaattccctccagtgatgtcactcaatgtctaagttgcattgtgggcgATAGAGGCGTGagagagagttttttttctttttaagaaagAAGATAGCAGTGAATAATAATATCTCTTGTTCTGCTGTatcaattttgatcatttgtttgcaAATTGTCTAACATTGTTCAGACTGGAAAACtcgaccagtggactgctttacAAAAccttgtgcctacattacccacaatgcagcttagctactgagtgacatcaatGGCTCAGATGACATGTggctttctctggagccacaaaagccTTTACACTGCTTTTTTCAAGTGTGGGgtaacactttaatgtgtcttGTATTTGACTTGCTAGACTGGATATGTGCCGTAGCAGACGGTGCCTGTAGGACATTGATTCACTCCCTGACCTTGGAATTGACGT contains:
- the ela3l gene encoding elastase 3 like, whose protein sequence is MIPIVLASVLIASALGCGTPPIQPLTTRVVNGVDAKPHSWPWQISLQYERDGEWRHTCGGSLIAANWVMTAAHCINTKFNYRVFVGKHNLVEEEAGSKAIVPEKIVVHEKWNPIFVAFGNDIALIKLSESVPLTDHVQLGCIPPAETVLSNLYPCYITGWGRLYTGGPIADKLQQALMPVADYATCSQPDWWGIAVRTTMVCAGGDGIVAGCNGDSGGPLNCKNADGAWEVHGIASFVSGLGCNYVKKPTVFTRVSAFNSWIDQVMMNN